TAGTTGAGAGGTATACCGTCCATCGATTCCTCAAGATGGTAAGGAGgaagacacacacccacacacagacacacacacaaagagagaggggggaagacagggaaagagggggagagatTGTGTGTTAATGTTAGAATATATTATAAGGAGAGAAAATGGTTACAAAACAGTATTATAATAAATACTATGCTGTTTCTAAATACTTAAAATGATCCCAACAAGAGGTACACTCCAAAAACTTTTTtctaagaattaaaattttatgtaagtaatatctctctctctctctctctctctctctctctctctctctctctctctctctctctcctcactaaTTTGGCCTCATGGATTTTACAGGGTTCCTAAAATGATTCTTGGACCCATAAATTTAGGGAGTACATCACAGCAGTGAGAGAATAGGGCAGGTTGCTTTCTTGCTTCCTGATGAATAGGAAGTAGAGTGAGTGAGGATGAGGAGAACCTGCAAGATAAACAAGCCAAACCCACCCCTCAATAACCTACCTACTGAAGTTTCTAGTGCTTCCCAAACTAGCACCACAAGCTGTGGTCCAAGTGTTCAAGACATGAGTCTGTGAGTAGCATTTCACATGCAAACTGTAGCAGTGTGAACACATATATGTTGGGATGGGATGGGACATAGATAGGAGACAAACTACGACTACCACCTTGAATGCACCTATCttgcagatagatagatagatagatagatagatagatagatagatagatagatagatagatagacagacagacaaaatataGATGCATACAGAATAGCAGTTCTGGATTAAGTTAAACACAAGTAAATTATAGACTTTATTTATTGTCAGTGCAATGatatgcaaaccaaaacaaaaacttcatcaTTTGTAGCAGGGACTGTCCCTTTCTGCACTAGCAATGTTTCTGTCTGCTATCCATTGCTTTCCAGGTCATCTACCCAACACATCTGTTTCATTAATTGTTCAGTAAGTGAACACAGAATAAGAGGCCTCCATTACCCTGAATATCTACTCTTCCAAAGCCAGCCTTAGGCTTATAGGCTATATGCTCAGAACACAGCACCATGTTCCGCCTGTaatagccttaaaaaaaaaatcatttatttaggGGAAGTCTAGCTCATCTTGGCCATGTGGAAGCCTAAAGCTTTAAAATTCCCTGGGGAGTACACAACTGAAATTACCAGACACCTAGTATTTTTTAGACCTGCAAACCctctttcctcaaaaaaaaaaatttttaataggtgttaactcaaaaaaaatttttttaataggTGTTAATGCCTGATGTATCTATGAGCATTATCCAGACCCATTGTACACTGAATCCAAGTCAGATGACAGAGAGGAGTTTATTTCTTGCAACTAGGTATCCATCATGCAAATTCTATTGTTAGTTTCACTTTAAAAGTAAGGAAATGGACAGCAAGTGAGCTGATGCCTTcagctgctcagagcagctaaGGGGGATGGAGCTGGACCTGATCTTAGGAATGTCTGAAGCCAAAAGCATGCCCTTAACTAGCGCAATATACAGGATATTTTATAAGTGCCAAATTTGCGTTCCAAAGTCATTGCTAAGGAAAGTATCTACCATTTTCAAGGCTCTCGTCAGGTTCTTCTTTCCTGGTAACATAGCTGAGTGCATTGCCCTTCTCTTTGGATTCCAGGAAGCTCAAAGACATACGGATAGGTTGCCCTGGCAGACTGTGCCTCTgcatttctcttcccagatttggACTTTTGATTCTGTTTTTACATTCAACCATTTTATTGCttgatttattttacaatatGTCATCTTAAAATCTCCCAAAAGATTTtgaaacatagaaataaaaatatcaaagtattGATTTTTACCATCTTTCCAGTTCTCGAACCCACTCCCTCACCACAGCATCCTTGATATTATTTAAAGAGCAGAATACCAGTTAGCAACATTTTCCAAGTGTCTGTcctatatctttttaaaatattctgtggtTGCCTATATTAAGTGCAAAATTGCTGAAAATAAAGCTAGCCCAACCACAGTGTGTGGTTTAGTTTGCTTAATTTTAGACTATACTCTTCGGTGACATCCGTTGAGACTTGAAAGCCAGTCAGTTGCTGACCTTGATTCTTAGGGTATCAAATGAAGTCAGCATTACCAAAGTGGAGGCCACCAGCCAAACAATTTGCATGCACCTGCTAACGCGAAGGTATCTAATTTCTACGTGTACTTCgttgggaaaaagaaaatggcaagttTGCTGACCCACTTCAAAGCAATTTTTCAGTAAAAGCCCAGTGAGAAATTCACCTAGAGAGGAGCCTGAGTTTCCATGAGGTTCATACTCATTACTCAGAGGAGAAACTGACAAGCTTGAAGGGTCTGTTTGATTGGATTTTCAGGCGGAGCCTGGGGAAACAGACGGGTTGTGGTCATTGAAATGACGTTACATGACACATCTTCCTTCTCTTACTCAGCTTCCAGGCATTATTCTCGGGGCTTTGGGGCTGGCAAAGACGATGTGCTAAAAGCGATCACTATTGTCAAAGCGATAGACTCACTGTGTCATGTTTAGACCTAGCCAAGGACACTGGTTTTACACGGGTAAGGTAATGGATACTTAATGTTTTCTAGTCACGTATGTTAGGTTTGACTTTTAGAGCTGTCCAGTCATATGATCTGATTCTatcaaatcaaaacaatgaaatcaGTATTTGGTACAAAAACGGTCAAAGACcagtaataaaataaaccaatgtaagtactcagaaaaaaaaaaagttagagcagggcggtggtggcacacgcctttaatcccagcactcgggaggcagaggcaggcggatctctgtgagttcgagaccagcctggtctacaagagctagttccaggacaggctccaaaaagctacggagaaaccctgtctcgaaaaataaaaaaaaaaagttagtactTAGAAAGGGcttctggggctgcagagatggcttggtCGATAAGTACCTGCCATGCAGATATGAGTAACTGCATTTGAAGTCCAGCATCTGTACAAAACTAAGTCTTTCCAACCCTACCTAGAGGTAGTaggggggacagaggcaggaagcagagggatccCTAGAGCTCTCTGGCCAGTCAATCTGTAAGCACCAGATccatgtctcaaaaggaaaagtggggagaaatCTAGGAAGATTCTCAACACACACCTCAAGCCTCTATGTGCACACAGaagtgcgtgtgcacacacacacaaaaacacacacacactatttgtACATCTACATACTAACATTCAAACACACAACCCATGCACCAGCTAACTCAATTAAAATTGCCATTCTATTAATCATGCCCAATTCACCGTGTGGCAGGAGGAAGGCACTTTCTTCCACCAGGGATTCTAGAAAAACCTGGTACCATTTTTGGGGCTTCCCATCCCAGAATTGTTGCAGAGCAGTCCTTAGAAGCACAACTATAGTAAAAACTGAGACagaatgtagaactcaataaaatttTAGCTTAGTCAATTCTACAAAGCCATCCATGTGGTCATCATCACAAATACAGTCTTCTCTTaccatcttgtttttcttttaagtgtttgttgAGGATTGTTCCTGGTCAAGATGAGGCATCTTAATAGTGGAAGCCCCTACAATTAGGAGGCTTCCAAGAACATTCTCTCCAAGACTGTTCTCTCTCTATTACATAAAATCAATGGAGAAGGAGCCTTATACAGTGATGTACACTCACCTGCTTAAACAACCACTGTCTCTTTAAATTGGGATATATGCTAACCATGTTGATTCCTCCTTTACCCACACCATTGCCATTGTTGTTTTTCCTGAGAAGGGCTGCAGAAAACAAATTAGTAGAACAATCATTTCTCAATGGTAGCCCTGCcatctgagaaagaaacaaaaaatggtttttattctaaatttttagcAATGTCTTAATTTTTCACCACACTGAGACAAAAGATACTCCATTCTGTTTACAAAAATAAGGATACTCCTTTATCCTTTGTATTATTCTCTATTATAGTTAGAGATGGTACTGTTTAATGACCTACTGATTTCAAGACACCAAAGAACACTTCTTCCCGTTCAACACCACTTCACTGCCACGGGTGCCTGTTGCATACCCTTCCACACTCAGCTGTGGTCCAGCAACTCATAGCTGCTCAATGTCATAGCTGCTGTTTCGTCTTCAGAGAAGCAAGACTGATAAACTCGAAGACCACTCCTGAACAAAACCATCATTCCCAATTTACTGCTTGTTTTATTCATTGCTATTGTCTTTCTGCAAAAAGTCAACCACAATCAACAATTGAGACTAAACTTCATCTTATAAAGCAAAACACCAAGCCTAGAAAAAGATGAAGTCTTTCAAAGGCAGAGTCATAGTGAAAGAGAAGACGTCAATCCCTTTGCTGTTCGGAGAGCACTAGCTCTCCCTCTGGTAATCTTTCTGCCCCCGAAGGTTCAGCTTTGAGGTTGAGGGGACAGCAAGCATAGAACCCTGACCTTTTGTGGACAGCCTTTGTGTTCCCAACCGCTCCTCCAAGGACTTCTTCTCAAAGCCAGGCATAACCAGTTCCAATCACTACGACTAAACAACCATCTTTACACTATCATGAAAACTTGTCTTGATTCTCCACCTTCcctttattttaagacaaagatTGTCATTGTGGCCAGGCAGTAGGCTGAGTTTTGCTAGTACAGGACAGTGCACTGGGAGTCCAGTTAGAGCTTTCTCTTCAATGATATTGGCAGCAAGCCTATTCTCCACCAGCTCATCATTGCCCCATAGTAGCAAGGATGCCACTCTGTGGAGTCCAGCATAGGTTATAACACCGTCACATTCTTTTCAAGGGGATCAGGTTATGGAGCCAAGAAATGAGACAATCCAGCAGTGTCTTAGAATGCAGCCAGGCTCTAAAAAGCAAACAGTTCCTGAAATGTTTGACATAATGTTTCATAATGTCAGTCAATAAAAACTATCGCTTGCTGTTTACTAAATCCTCTGCAAAGATCAACAAAATAGCTACCAGTGTTCCGGTAGCTGGCAATctagcaaggaagtcagaaagcAAACAATACACAGTTCAAGGGAAGCAGACAGCCACTTACCAAAAAGAGACACCGAAAAGATGTTCGCGTTATGTGAACggttatattatatttaatgaaaCGTGTATAAATTAATAACACATTAGCCTTAAAGTCTTACAGTACAACCCAAAACCAGAAATACACATGTCTAAAGCATACTTTTCAAAGGTGAATTTAGTGCAGTACCCAAGGAAACCAAAGGCAAGAGATGAGGATGCAAAGAAACCAATGCAGTAGAATACTCATTCCAATGATGCTATTCCCAGTTAGAAGAACCGTGAGAACAGGATCCTACAAGGCCAGCAACATACTGATAAACAGGGTGGAGAGGACATTGCCAAGGCTGTATGTACTTTAACAAAAGGTATCTAAGTTGTAGAAGTAGGACAGGTAGAAAACCAGGACCCCATGAACTTTAACACACTGCGTGGTACGAATGAGGCTAAAAGGGAAGTTTGTTCAAACTGCAGTACTAACTCAGGTGCTAAGGAATTCATATTTCGCATTCAGGAGgtgaaagaatgagagaagatgTGCTTTGAGAATCATTTCAGGGACAGTAGAAGTGTCCAAACAGCAAACTTGGTCCAAACGGGAAAGTCTGAGTTGAAGgcccagagagaggagacagaagtgagAGCGGCTGCCAACTTCCGAGATGAATGCCATGGCAAAGGGAATTCAGCGATCCTACCAGACACCGTTTACCGAACAGGAGCTACTGGTTTGCCTCATGTTTGTGTTGAATGTGAGACAGAAGCCAAAGAGCTGAGAAGCCAGGGGACATGGCTCATTCCATTACaggtagaggcagagaaaaatgacaaGTAGATGGCATCTATGTGTAATGATGTCATGGCCCCCATCTTTTCCTAAAGATAAACTCTTCTCAAGGACCTGAAGGCAAAGGTCATCTCATTGAGAGGAGAGAGCGTGAgagctgtttcctttttttttttttttctcatctctgtcACTAGTCTCTACTCCCCAGGACTTCAATTTCCCCATTGTCTTTCTTCAGTCTCCATCTCTCTTTCGGATACCTTCTTCATCTCATCTAGTCAACCACTGTGTTCTTCAATTTCTGTGCCTTTCCCTCCTCCTAAAAGAAAGGCATGCGACTGAACCTCAAAACAGCAAATGTTAACAAGTTTCTTGATAACATATGGCAGCCATGTCTTCACTGGTAAATCTCATGTCTCTAGCTACTCCCTAGTAACTAACTGGACTTTGTGATTGTTCCCTGCACAGGGGAGACATTCAAGAAAATCAGTTGTTATGCTCagttaaataaaacacattccatcattgtgaaattatttatttggtttgtctGTTTATATAGCAACACCTTGAGTGTTTGGTGGAATGGTCTCTGATCAGGGAATCTGgtaggaaaaaaggagaaagatcaaGTCCAAAATCAAAGCACGTGGTAATCGTTGACTGTCAGGCTTCTATTTTCCCACAAGCCATTAAGATGGAGCACATGTCTGCAGCCACTTCAGATAACGTCCATAAACACATCATGCTGAACCATAGCAAAGTATCTCTGCTCAGCTCCCTGTAAGTAGCGCTCCTTTGCAGAGTGAACTTCTGCCCTTCCCCGTCTACCTTGAGAGACACATAATGCCCTGCCCATCATGAGAGGGTGCTTCCGCCTGACCTCATTACAGGATGGAACCTTTACTCCAGTGGTGTCACCCCCAACCCACTCTCAACGTAAGTGACCACAGAAGGTGTAAAACCctataaaaagagagaagggagcacCCCACTTCATCCACCTCACCCCAGGCACAAGCTCATCCAGTGCCAGCTGATCAGAAGCAGCAACCATGAGTCCCGGGAGATCTTCGTTTCTGGTGAGTCCTGCACTAATCTTCAAGGCTCTTGTTGATTGAAACCAGGTCATGTTGCTGTACGGGGTATGAAATGCTGGACTCTAACTGTGGAGGCCCATGAATCTGTGTACGCAGAACCAGAAATGGAACCTTTGGTAGATACCTAAGTCATTGTACAGCCTTTTGAAGAACTGATAAGTATCAGTCAGAAAGATGAGGTTAAACCTGAAAGATGCTTCTGATGGCATTAGCCCACATCAGAAAGGTCACGTGGTGCGACACAATGAGCAAGAGTGTCTGTCGAAAGCCTGTTTTCCTGAGTGCAAAGGATTTGATGTTCTCTCTTGTCAGTTTTTGCTCTTTAATCTAGACTAAAGTGGGTTACTAATTCTTGCAGATTTGTAAGCTTTGGAAGTAACGTCTGTTACCATTGTTTTATACCAAAGTCTTAGTGCGTTCAAACCACTTGATTCTAATTAGATACATGTATAACTGTTTCAGAATaaagctttacatttttaaatacttaacTTAAAAAGTATGTTCTGAAATCTGATTCTCATTATAGAATCAATGCGCACTATTTGTAGAACAACCAGAAAATATACCTAAGAAAACGTAAGGGGAAATCCGGTTTTTATCTGAAGGGCAGCTGGTATAAAAACACTGTTTCTAATTCTAACATGAATGCAGACATCACATAGGACTTCTGCAGCTTGATTGAACAAACACGGTGCAGAAGGACATTTCCTCCTAGACTCAAGGTCATTTGTTGTCCTGTTGACTCATGAGCCAGCAGCCTATGGGATGACATGACTTGACACTTTTTCTAAAACCACTGCCCTCTAAAGTGCTGCATTCCTATACTCAGTCGCAAGAAGTCTATAGGAAACTGattgagaataaaataaattctacatTTTTAGCGTTATTTTGGTCATctgaaaaattttttaatttaaactgttTTTCATTGTTGCTTAGATCTTTCCAGAATGTAGCATGTTTCCTATAGTTAGCTATATACTCATTGTAATGAATTCGCCAGCAAAGCCCATATGCTAATCCAGTCCCCCATCACTCTGGTTTCCCTTCagtctctgctgctgttgctgctgctgagcCTGGAGGCTGTGGTGAAGGCAGGGTTACCTATCCCACAAAGTTCAGGATGTCCAAACACAGAGGGCAAGAACTTTCTCCAGAATGTGAAGGTCAACCTGACAGTCCTGAACTCCCTTAGCCCGAAACTGAGTTCCCGAAGGCCCTCAGACTACCTCAACCGATCCACCTCGCCCTGGACTCTCCAGTACGTAAGGACTCCAGACaaaaatttgtgtttttctgctttttgattCATTACACAAGCCCTGAGGGTGATTTCCTGTTTTCCACCTAACCTCACACTCCACCCTAACCTGTTAGAGTTGTCACTAAAGCCAAGCATCAACCCAAATTAATGAGAACAGTGATTCTAGCACCTGTGAGAGCTAGTCAATTTTTTGACGTTTTGGAAATTCTAGACCCCTTACCACAGAGCATTAATGCCTGTGTTTTCTCTATCACTCCAAATCAATAAGCGCAATTCTAGCATTTATGAGCCATCAAGTTGATTGCTGACTTTTTGGAAATCAGGACATTTATCATAGGGCATTATGTTTCCTCTACCAGAGCTTCAACTGAGGAGGCTtgctgaaaataaattaaaattaattaggtATTTCTgtgcctgtcctgaaaaaaaGCTTGAAAAGTTAAAACATGAAATCTGGTGGAGGAAATATTGTGTTTGGTATTTCTTCCCCTTTGGACTTGACatatttttgttgtgtgtatttAGACCCCACTGAGGGGTCAATACAAAAAAGTTGTTTGATCATTTGAGTTTGTATGAATAAGTTTCCAGTGGCAAGGGACCTATTGATTCATCAGTCTATAggatttctccttttcccctgcTCCCAGTATTAAGGATGGTtcaatcaatgaaacaaaaagtctaAGTGAACTATTTATTCAGTTTGTATAAGGagccttttgtctttgtttccagCTTTTCACATAACGTTTGGGCTCCATCCCATGAAGTGGTCTCAAATAGAATTCTGACACATTCCCTCTTTCAAAGACCAGCTTCACCAAGTCGGGGGAAACAGCCGCCTTAGTCCTTGATGGTTCAACCCGTTGTCTCTTCCCACAAATCAAATGTGCCCTAAAATGTACCTTTTCTGCTGCCTCAGTCCTCATGGTGGTCCTTCGTGTACTTTGTTTATCATTCAAGACCTTCTTCTAAGACCCTTCATGAACTTGAAAATCCAAGTTTTTGACACTGGGGATGGAGTTCAGCGACAGAATGGGTGTCTGCCTCATGGGAGACACCGGGTTTGATCCTTATTGCTgcaaaaaggaggagagagatgaagaaggagaaggaagggatgggagggagagagcctAGACTTTCAGACAACCCAAAGTTCTTCAAAGCAACGTGTAGCGATTTTGCAGAGCTCCTATTTGTCACGCTATGCTCGTCCTCCCTTCCCCTGATCCTGCTTTTCCTTCCATTTAACCAGAAAtcactttccttctgtctcccctgcagccgcaatgaggaccctaacagATATCCTTCTGTGATCTGGGAGGCACAGTGCCGCCACCAGCGCTGTGTCAATGCTCAGGGGAAGTTGGAGCACCACATGAACTCTGTTCTCCTCCAGCAAGAGATCCTGGTCCTGAAGAGGGAGCCTGAGAACTGTCCCTTCTCCTTCCGGGTGGAGAAGATGCTGGTGGGTGTGGGCTGCACCTGCGTGTCCTCCATCGTCCGCCACGTGGCCTAAGCCCAGACCTGAGACTGACGGCAGTTAGGACAAGCCACAGCCCCTAAGAAACTCCCATGCTTCTCAGCAAACTCATTGGCATTCTTAGAACAGATCGTGCAATTGCTACTCATCAATACTGATTCAGTTACACTGATTCAGATATGGAATCAGAATTGTCTGCCCTCCTCCTTGAGAATGGGGTTTAAAGGGGCGAAAGTTTGCTTCTTGTTTGCTTTAAATTGTGGGCTttgaattatttatgtatttaatatgtCCTGAGataacttttttttggggggggcataAGTTATTTTAATGAATTGTCTGCCTTTTTACATCTTTCTCTGAAGAAGACAAAATTTAAGGGtcaaaagttttattatttaacagGTGGAACCTATATTTATATGAGTTATTTAtggatctatttatttttcttaaggctttaaagaaag
The sequence above is drawn from the Microtus ochrogaster isolate Prairie Vole_2 unplaced genomic scaffold, MicOch1.0 UNK52, whole genome shotgun sequence genome and encodes:
- the Il17a gene encoding interleukin-17A, producing MSPGRSSFLSLLLLLLLSLEAVVKAGLPIPQSSGCPNTEGKNFLQNVKVNLTVLNSLSPKLSSRRPSDYLNRSTSPWTLHRNEDPNRYPSVIWEAQCRHQRCVNAQGKLEHHMNSVLLQQEILVLKREPENCPFSFRVEKMLVGVGCTCVSSIVRHVA